Proteins encoded together in one Octopus bimaculoides isolate UCB-OBI-ISO-001 chromosome 24, ASM119413v2, whole genome shotgun sequence window:
- the LOC106875887 gene encoding uncharacterized protein LOC106875887: protein MLGYYSYDVSIAVYAIGGAAAAILLILVLALIGIVLYCRRVKKRKRRLSQLQKSSVFNPSKLENKQDPYNYNEDHYISIRRSPLRVSTYSTLQAVTKKKPPNSFDRRHSDQNGELSNHYLNEFEMTNIPEETSVDPIGSLARKSTKIPKYEMSSCQEADTLPGNSHYANITFSAPPSEQNTLRRNKTSFSSQPSCDNEKLEFLPPPLESFLSDDDKDMYYPTSHNTPPISPMTVDNYDCNSSRQGEYYKTPVIHPIYDTVSEDQNFLPSPTFQNDNYLIRENLPAAKADLTYDLNVENGNIPQGNFLEPNHYKIPRQTSNSNFIFPPPPSPTDFNDDLYNSNVYCEMQLGSDKNDNYN from the exons ATGCTTGGTTACTATAGTTACGACGTCTCCATTGCAGTTTATGCTATCGGTGGTGCAGCTGCAGCGATTCTCTTGATTCTGGTCCTGGCCTTGATTGGAATAGTTTTGTATTGTCGAAG agtgaaaaaaaggaagagaagattGTCTCAGCTTCAAAAATCATCCGTTTTCAATCCTTCAAAACTAGAAAACAAGCAAGACCCTTATAACTATAATGAAGATCATTACATCTCCATTCGTCGAAGTCCTCTCAGGGTTTCCACTTACAGCACTTTGCAAGCTGTCACTAAAAAGAAACCACCCAACTCCTTTGATCGAAGACACAGCGATCAAAATGGTGAGCTAAGTAACCATTACTTAAATGAGTTTGAAATGACAAATATTCCAGAAGAAACATCTGTTGATCCCATTGGTTCGTTAGCCAGGAAATCAACCAAGATTCCAAAATACGAGATGTCTTCCTGTCAAGAAGCAGATACACTTCCAGGCAATAGCCATTATGCTAACATAACATTTTCTGCACCTCCCAGTGAACAAAATACACTTAGACGCAACAAAACCAGCTTTTCGTCTCAGCCATCATGTGACAATGAGAAGCTGgaatttcttcctcctcctttagAATCATTTTTGTCTGACGATGACAAGGACATGTATTATCCCACATCTCATAATACACCACCGATTTCGCCAATGACAGTTGACAACTATGATTGCAATTCTTCAAGGCAAGGTGAATACTACAAGACTCCGGTCATCCATCCGATCTATGATACCGTATCAGAGGACCAAAATTTTCTTCCTTCACCAACATTCCAAAATGATAACTATCTCATCAGGGAAAATCTCCCTGCTGCTAAGGCAGACTTGACCTATGACCTGAATGTAGAGAATGGTAACATCCCTCAAGGAAACTTTCTTGAACCAAACCATTATAAAATACCAAGGCAAACATCAAACAGTAACTTTATTTTCCCTCCGCCACCTTCTCCAACAGACTTTAACGATGACTTATATAATTCAAACGTCTACTGTGAAATGCAATTAGGTtcagataaaaatgataattataattaa